One genomic segment of Arthrobacter sp. zg-Y1110 includes these proteins:
- the secE gene encoding preprotein translocase subunit SecE, producing the protein MSEAKVTETAASSSKGHPSSGPKKRGFFAGIALFLRQVIAELKKVVTPTRKELLRYTLVVLAFVMVMMLIVTALDFAFGRGALWIFGSGGGES; encoded by the coding sequence ATGAGTGAGGCGAAGGTGACCGAGACAGCTGCCAGCAGCTCCAAGGGACACCCCTCCAGCGGGCCCAAGAAGCGCGGGTTCTTCGCCGGTATAGCTCTCTTCCTGCGCCAGGTGATTGCCGAGCTGAAAAAGGTGGTCACCCCCACCCGCAAGGAACTGCTGAGGTACACGCTCGTTGTCCTCGCATTCGTGATGGTGATGATGCTTATCGTTACGGCTCTCGACTTTGCCTTTGGCAGGGGCGCACTGTGGATCTTCGGCTCGGGCGGCGGCGAAAGCTAG
- a CDS encoding pyridoxal phosphate-dependent aminotransferase: MSSTGRISERIASIAESATLAVDAKAKALKAAGRPVIGFGAGEPDFPTPDYIVDAAVDAARQPRFHRYSPAGGLPELKKAIAAKTLRDSGYAVDPAQVLVTNGGKQAVYESFATLLNPGDEVLVPTPYWTTYPEAIRLAGGVPVEVFAGPEQGYLVSVEQLEAARTGATKVLLFVSPSNPTGAVYPPEQVAEIGRWAAEHGLWVITDEIYEHLTYDGVPFTSIATAAPELGDKVVVLNGVAKTYAMTGWRVGWMIAAADVIKAATNLQSHLSSNVSNVSQMAALAAVSGPLTAVDEMKQAFDRRRRTMVSALNAIDGVECPMPEGAFYAYADVRGLLGREFPGKEGPVRPQTSAELAALILDTVEVAVVPGEAFGPSGYLRLSYALGDEDLATGMERLQDFLGKGR; encoded by the coding sequence ATGTCTTCAACCGGCCGTATTTCAGAGCGCATCGCTTCCATTGCCGAGTCCGCAACCCTCGCAGTGGACGCCAAGGCCAAGGCATTAAAGGCCGCCGGGCGCCCGGTGATCGGTTTCGGCGCGGGCGAACCGGATTTCCCCACCCCGGACTACATTGTCGACGCCGCCGTCGACGCCGCCCGCCAGCCGCGTTTCCACCGCTACTCCCCCGCCGGCGGGCTCCCTGAGCTCAAGAAGGCGATTGCTGCCAAGACCCTGCGGGACTCCGGCTACGCCGTAGACCCCGCCCAGGTCCTGGTGACCAACGGCGGCAAGCAGGCCGTCTACGAATCCTTCGCGACGCTGCTGAACCCGGGTGACGAAGTCCTGGTTCCCACCCCGTACTGGACCACGTACCCGGAGGCCATCCGGCTCGCCGGCGGTGTCCCGGTAGAGGTTTTTGCCGGCCCGGAGCAGGGCTACCTGGTGAGCGTCGAGCAGCTTGAGGCCGCCCGCACCGGGGCCACCAAGGTCCTGCTCTTCGTTTCCCCGTCCAACCCCACCGGCGCCGTATACCCCCCGGAGCAGGTCGCCGAAATCGGCCGCTGGGCGGCAGAGCACGGGCTGTGGGTCATCACGGATGAAATCTACGAGCACCTGACGTACGACGGCGTGCCCTTCACCTCGATCGCCACCGCGGCCCCTGAGCTGGGCGACAAGGTTGTGGTGCTGAACGGCGTCGCCAAGACCTACGCCATGACCGGCTGGCGGGTCGGCTGGATGATTGCCGCCGCTGACGTCATCAAGGCCGCCACCAACCTGCAGTCCCACCTGTCCTCCAACGTGTCCAACGTGTCGCAGATGGCCGCCCTGGCCGCTGTGTCCGGACCGCTTACGGCCGTGGATGAAATGAAGCAGGCCTTTGACCGCCGCCGCCGCACCATGGTGTCGGCCCTCAACGCCATCGACGGCGTCGAATGCCCCATGCCCGAAGGCGCGTTCTACGCGTATGCAGACGTCCGCGGCCTGCTTGGGCGCGAGTTCCCGGGCAAGGAAGGCCCGGTCCGGCCGCAGACGTCCGCCGAGCTCGCGGCACTGATCCTGGACACCGTTGAGGTTGCCGTGGTTCCGGGTGAAGCGTTCGGCCCCTCGGGCTACCTCCGCCTCTCCTATGCCCTGGGCGACGAAGACCTCGCCACCGGGATGGAGCGCCTGCAGGACTTCCTCGGCAAGGGCCGGTAA
- a CDS encoding response regulator transcription factor, with amino-acid sequence MTVHPSPPIDVVVVDDHAIFRSGLRADLDARINVVAEADSVETAIAAITARRPAVVLLDVHLPGGNGGGGAEVLAGCAGLLGVTRFLALSVSDAAEDVVTVIRAGARGYVTKTISGPEISDAVLRVAGGDAVFSPRLAGFVLDAFGTASVAAVDDELDRLSARELEVMRLIARGYSYKEVARELFISVKTVETHVSSVLRKLQLSSRHELTRWAADRRLL; translated from the coding sequence ATGACGGTCCACCCCTCGCCGCCGATCGACGTCGTCGTGGTTGATGACCATGCCATCTTCCGCTCCGGCCTCCGCGCAGACCTCGACGCCCGCATCAACGTGGTGGCGGAAGCGGACAGCGTCGAAACCGCGATCGCAGCGATCACGGCCCGGCGTCCCGCCGTCGTCCTCCTCGATGTCCACCTGCCCGGCGGCAACGGCGGCGGAGGAGCGGAAGTGCTGGCGGGGTGCGCCGGGCTGCTCGGGGTGACCCGCTTCCTGGCGCTGAGCGTCTCCGATGCCGCCGAAGACGTGGTCACGGTCATCCGGGCCGGGGCCCGCGGTTACGTCACTAAGACCATTTCGGGACCGGAGATTTCCGACGCCGTCCTGCGGGTGGCCGGCGGCGACGCGGTGTTCTCGCCGCGCCTGGCGGGATTCGTGCTGGACGCCTTCGGCACGGCGAGCGTGGCCGCAGTGGATGACGAACTGGACCGCCTCTCGGCCCGTGAGCTCGAGGTCATGCGGCTGATCGCCCGCGGCTACAGCTACAAGGAGGTGGCCCGCGAGCTGTTCATTTCCGTGAAGACGGTGGAAACCCACGTCTCCTCGGTGCTGCGCAAGCTCCAGCTCTCCTCACGCCACGAGCTCACCCGCTGGGCCGCGGACCGCCGGCTGCTCTAG
- a CDS encoding ATP-binding protein — MREPLVRPRERIIAGVCAGLAAHLGWPVKLTRIIMAVLVLGAGSGFILYGWLWIMVPTQEEQEKKEQVSANPRSIAENYARQLREGAVPAPQPGKTGHREVAAGLALLLVAAAFIAQRLGANLNWGLFIPVAAIAGGAVLAWMQLDESRRAGLMNSAGADRASGMIRLAAGLLLVVAGVLVVVSGAVSWDVLMSGLLASAAVLAGVALVFTPWAIKHWRDLEAERSGRIRQTERAEIAAHLHDSVLQTLALIQKRAGSEQDVIRLARAQERELRQWLYSDRARAEDHLVECMRRIAAEIEDAYGHPIELVAVSDAALDERTEALASATRAAMLNAAQHAGGTVSVYVECRPEQLEVFVRDRGSGFDLDAVPADRIGVRGSIIGRMQRAGGSAAIRSTADGTEVRLVLPLPKGTENGSRDDAPGAANSTGNSSTGNGSTADAGATQKSPSTDNRVSSNGAQPK; from the coding sequence ATGAGAGAACCCCTGGTGCGTCCCCGCGAACGGATCATTGCCGGCGTCTGCGCCGGGCTGGCCGCACACTTGGGCTGGCCCGTGAAGCTGACCCGGATCATCATGGCCGTGCTGGTGCTTGGCGCTGGAAGCGGCTTCATCCTCTACGGGTGGCTGTGGATCATGGTTCCGACCCAGGAGGAGCAGGAGAAGAAGGAACAGGTATCCGCCAACCCGCGCAGCATCGCCGAGAACTATGCAAGGCAGCTTCGGGAAGGTGCGGTCCCCGCCCCGCAGCCGGGTAAGACCGGGCACCGGGAGGTGGCGGCAGGCCTTGCCCTGCTGCTGGTGGCAGCTGCCTTTATTGCCCAGCGGTTGGGTGCCAACCTGAACTGGGGCTTGTTTATTCCGGTCGCGGCCATTGCCGGCGGTGCGGTGCTGGCATGGATGCAGCTGGACGAGAGCCGGCGGGCCGGGCTGATGAACAGTGCCGGAGCCGACCGGGCCTCGGGCATGATCCGCTTGGCGGCGGGCCTCCTGCTGGTGGTCGCCGGGGTGCTGGTGGTGGTCTCGGGTGCGGTGAGCTGGGATGTCCTGATGTCGGGGCTGTTGGCGTCCGCTGCCGTGCTGGCCGGCGTGGCACTGGTGTTCACTCCGTGGGCGATAAAGCACTGGCGGGACCTGGAAGCCGAGCGGTCGGGACGGATTCGGCAGACCGAGCGGGCCGAAATTGCGGCCCACCTGCACGATTCGGTGCTGCAGACCCTGGCCCTGATCCAGAAGCGCGCCGGCTCCGAGCAGGACGTCATCCGGCTTGCCCGCGCCCAGGAAAGGGAGCTGAGGCAATGGTTGTATTCCGACCGTGCCCGGGCCGAAGACCACCTCGTGGAATGCATGCGCCGGATTGCAGCAGAAATCGAGGACGCCTACGGCCACCCGATTGAACTGGTGGCAGTCTCGGATGCCGCACTGGATGAGCGGACCGAAGCCCTGGCCTCCGCTACGCGGGCTGCCATGCTGAACGCCGCCCAGCATGCCGGCGGCACGGTTTCGGTCTATGTTGAATGCAGGCCGGAGCAGCTCGAAGTCTTCGTGCGGGACCGCGGCTCCGGATTCGACCTGGACGCTGTGCCTGCCGACCGGATCGGCGTGCGCGGATCCATCATCGGACGGATGCAGCGTGCAGGTGGCAGTGCGGCCATCCGCAGCACCGCCGACGGCACCGAGGTCCGGCTGGTGCTGCCGCTGCCGAAAGGCACGGAAAACGGTTCCCGTGACGACGCGCCCGGCGCGGCGAACAGCACGGGTAACAGCAGCACGGGCAACGGCAGCACGGCCGACGCCGGTGCAACACAGAAGAGCCCCTCGACGGACAACCGCGTATCAAGCAACGGAGCACAACCTAAATGA
- a CDS encoding PspC domain-containing protein, with the protein MNPSPSPDSGAHGPAARPSAEHPPAPAGSHAAGNGSTSTGATAAGGPGAPSSGGLHSGFFNWIRSLGLPRGGDRWFGGVATGIAARTGLDPVLVRGLFVVLGAFGIGLLVYGVAWALLPEPDGRIHLEEAIRGDWTSGMTGALIFAILGMGGPGASFLGADGWFGAVVWTLFWIGAGVAAVYWFSTGKGRFHLSGHGAAADASGDPDSTVAFAPPAGAGANAPEAGPGKPVSLAKPGMAATGTDPAGSAPAGGTAPFTAVPLRGFAVPSGPVPSPAAETQRNAECKAKRVPGAPGSFAAALFGAALLAGGTVLAMDYLNVLSLGAPVSVALAAAAAVLGLGIVILGVVGRHSGGIGTAAVAALVASLLTQGSMVNDNLLVASNADWVPRDAAQAGGGYTVIAANGTVDLRETETSGNFEVPASVAAGNLAILVPEDAPVTIKFGMAAGNVEVNDGSDRQEYSGLWQPSDERTLNDGADGDRITIDVRGLAGNVLVTTEESDL; encoded by the coding sequence ATGAACCCTTCCCCATCCCCTGATTCCGGGGCCCACGGCCCCGCAGCGCGACCTTCCGCTGAGCACCCGCCGGCCCCTGCAGGCAGCCATGCGGCAGGCAACGGTTCCACGAGCACCGGTGCGACCGCTGCGGGAGGACCCGGCGCACCGTCATCCGGCGGATTGCACAGCGGTTTCTTTAACTGGATCCGCTCCCTCGGCCTCCCGCGCGGCGGCGACCGCTGGTTCGGCGGTGTCGCGACCGGGATCGCGGCACGCACCGGGCTGGACCCCGTGCTTGTCCGCGGCCTGTTCGTAGTCCTCGGCGCTTTTGGCATCGGGTTGCTGGTTTACGGAGTCGCCTGGGCACTGCTCCCGGAACCGGACGGCAGGATCCATCTCGAAGAGGCGATCCGCGGCGACTGGACATCCGGCATGACCGGAGCACTCATTTTCGCCATCCTCGGAATGGGCGGTCCCGGTGCTTCCTTCCTCGGCGCGGACGGCTGGTTCGGCGCCGTCGTCTGGACACTGTTCTGGATCGGCGCGGGTGTGGCCGCCGTTTACTGGTTCTCCACGGGCAAGGGCCGGTTCCACCTTTCCGGCCATGGGGCCGCTGCGGATGCGTCCGGGGACCCGGACAGCACCGTCGCCTTCGCTCCTCCCGCCGGTGCCGGAGCCAACGCGCCGGAAGCCGGTCCCGGGAAGCCCGTATCGCTTGCCAAACCCGGCATGGCCGCCACCGGCACCGACCCTGCCGGTTCTGCACCTGCCGGCGGCACAGCTCCCTTCACTGCCGTACCGCTCCGCGGGTTTGCCGTTCCGTCCGGACCGGTGCCTTCACCGGCAGCCGAAACGCAGCGGAACGCGGAATGCAAGGCAAAGCGCGTCCCGGGAGCCCCCGGGTCCTTCGCAGCGGCTCTGTTCGGTGCCGCCCTGCTCGCAGGCGGAACCGTCCTCGCCATGGATTACCTCAACGTCCTTTCCCTCGGCGCACCGGTCTCCGTTGCCTTGGCGGCCGCCGCTGCGGTCCTGGGCCTCGGCATCGTGATCCTGGGCGTAGTCGGCAGGCACTCCGGCGGGATCGGCACGGCGGCGGTGGCGGCACTCGTCGCCTCCCTCCTGACCCAGGGCAGCATGGTCAACGACAACCTGCTGGTGGCCAGCAATGCGGACTGGGTGCCCCGGGACGCTGCCCAGGCGGGCGGCGGCTACACCGTGATCGCCGCCAACGGCACAGTCGACCTGCGCGAGACCGAGACTTCGGGGAACTTCGAGGTCCCGGCCAGCGTCGCCGCAGGGAACCTCGCCATCCTCGTTCCCGAGGACGCGCCGGTAACCATCAAGTTCGGCATGGCTGCGGGAAATGTCGAGGTCAACGACGGGTCGGACCGGCAGGAATACAGCGGACTGTGGCAGCCATCCGACGAGCGCACGCTCAACGACGGCGCCGACGGAGACCGGATCACCATTGATGTCCGCGGACTCGCGGGCAACGTACTCGTCACGACTGAAGAAAGCGATCTCTAG
- a CDS encoding PspC domain-containing protein: protein MEKFFSIVRSSPIKRQRGWVGGVCAGIAATYGWDVSLVRIGVLLSFLLPFVGLGTYVVAWLLLPKTDGTIILQRLVSPRA, encoded by the coding sequence ATGGAAAAGTTCTTCAGCATCGTGCGCTCCTCCCCCATCAAAAGGCAGAGAGGCTGGGTCGGCGGAGTCTGCGCCGGCATCGCGGCCACCTACGGGTGGGATGTTTCCCTGGTCCGGATCGGCGTCCTCCTCAGTTTCCTGCTGCCGTTTGTAGGCCTGGGCACGTACGTCGTGGCATGGCTGCTGCTGCCGAAGACGGATGGAACCATCATCCTGCAACGCCTGGTGAGCCCCCGCGCTTAG
- a CDS encoding 6-phosphofructokinase, which yields MKIGILTSGGDCPGLNAVIRGAVLKGIKEYEDIEFVGFRDGWRGVVDGDIMDLPRSRVRGISKQGGTILGTSRTNPFEGPNGGPEKIKATLERLGIDAVIAIGGEGTLAAAQRLTDAGLKIVGVPKTVDNDLDATDYTFGFDTAVEIATEACDRLRTTGESHHRCMVAEVMGRHVGWIALHSGMAAGAHAILIPEHPVSIDQIAQWVSDARDRGRAPLVVVAEGFVTTDMETPHSERGLDSFGRPRLGGIGELLAPEIEARTGIETRATVLGHIQRGGVPTAYDRVLATRLGMAAVDSVVDSLWGTMVSLHGTDIVHVGFEKALGNLKTVPEHRYDEAAILFG from the coding sequence ATGAAGATCGGTATCCTCACCAGCGGAGGGGACTGCCCCGGGCTGAACGCCGTGATCCGCGGTGCCGTCCTCAAAGGCATCAAGGAATACGAGGACATCGAGTTCGTTGGTTTCCGTGACGGCTGGCGCGGGGTGGTCGACGGCGACATCATGGACCTGCCCCGCTCCCGCGTCCGCGGCATCTCCAAGCAGGGCGGGACGATCCTCGGGACGTCCCGCACCAACCCGTTTGAAGGTCCGAACGGCGGGCCGGAGAAGATCAAGGCCACGCTGGAACGCCTCGGGATCGACGCCGTTATCGCCATCGGCGGTGAAGGCACCCTCGCAGCCGCCCAGCGGCTCACGGACGCCGGCCTGAAAATTGTCGGCGTGCCCAAGACCGTGGACAACGATCTCGACGCCACCGATTACACCTTCGGGTTCGATACCGCAGTGGAAATTGCCACCGAGGCCTGCGACCGCCTGCGGACCACCGGCGAATCCCACCACCGCTGCATGGTGGCCGAAGTCATGGGCCGGCACGTGGGCTGGATTGCCCTGCACTCCGGCATGGCAGCCGGTGCCCACGCCATCCTGATTCCCGAGCACCCGGTCAGCATCGACCAGATTGCCCAGTGGGTCAGCGATGCCCGAGACCGCGGCCGTGCCCCGTTGGTGGTTGTTGCCGAAGGTTTCGTCACCACTGATATGGAAACGCCGCACTCGGAGCGGGGCCTCGACAGTTTCGGCCGCCCGCGGCTTGGCGGCATCGGAGAACTGCTGGCGCCGGAAATCGAAGCGCGGACCGGCATTGAAACCCGTGCCACGGTTCTTGGCCACATCCAGCGCGGCGGTGTACCTACGGCCTACGACCGGGTCCTTGCCACCCGACTGGGTATGGCTGCAGTGGATTCGGTGGTGGACAGCCTGTGGGGAACCATGGTGTCGCTGCACGGTACGGACATTGTGCACGTGGGCTTCGAAAAGGCCCTCGGCAATCTCAAAACGGTCCCCGAGCACCGCTACGACGAGGCCGCCATCCTGTTCGGTTAG
- a CDS encoding GNAT family N-acetyltransferase, which yields MNLDSGTIAIIQLAWSRHLGLADNALAETDTGERIYSVQDQADTACFLRLFGAEVFSGPEWAADRARTQSAAQLTRNSGLIQMSMEHGGRVLGAEQLFFADAFPSVIPLDELAVSNEPALAVALERLCPPDDVAEAGLAEKEEVFVLVDDTQDEPRPVAGAGYSITDGILADMSVLTAPGHRLRGLGSYISSVALEDAMAGGLIPQWRARLDNVGAARTAVGSGFIPAGSRTSVALNA from the coding sequence ATGAATCTGGACTCGGGAACCATCGCGATTATCCAGCTGGCCTGGTCCCGCCATCTGGGCTTGGCAGATAATGCCCTGGCGGAGACGGACACCGGCGAACGCATCTACAGCGTTCAGGACCAGGCCGACACAGCATGCTTCCTGCGCCTTTTCGGCGCCGAGGTTTTCAGCGGCCCCGAATGGGCTGCCGACCGCGCCCGGACCCAAAGCGCTGCGCAGCTGACCCGCAACTCAGGGCTGATCCAGATGTCCATGGAACACGGCGGACGGGTCCTGGGCGCGGAGCAGCTGTTTTTCGCTGACGCTTTCCCGAGCGTCATTCCGCTCGACGAGCTTGCCGTCAGCAACGAACCGGCCCTCGCCGTCGCCCTCGAACGGCTCTGCCCTCCGGACGACGTGGCGGAGGCCGGCCTGGCGGAGAAGGAAGAAGTCTTTGTCCTGGTGGATGACACCCAGGACGAACCGCGTCCCGTGGCAGGTGCGGGATACAGCATCACCGACGGAATCCTGGCGGACATGAGCGTTCTGACCGCCCCGGGCCACCGGTTGCGCGGGCTGGGCAGCTACATCAGTTCGGTGGCCCTCGAGGATGCCATGGCAGGCGGCTTGATCCCGCAGTGGCGGGCCCGGCTGGACAACGTAGGCGCCGCCAGGACCGCAGTGGGCTCCGGTTTCATCCCCGCCGGCAGCCGCACCTCCGTGGCTCTGAACGCCTAG
- a CDS encoding ankyrin repeat domain-containing protein has product MSTPESRPQIDDDVIELAGLVFDAARAGDTEGIRRYLDAGVPVNLTNGSGDNLLMLASYHGHAELTALLVERGADVNTQNDRGQTPLAGAAFKGYVEIFRILAEAGADPDAGSPTGRDTAGFFKRQEMLDLLG; this is encoded by the coding sequence ATGAGCACCCCCGAATCCCGCCCCCAAATCGATGATGATGTTATCGAGCTCGCAGGCTTGGTTTTCGATGCTGCGCGTGCCGGCGATACCGAAGGGATCCGCCGCTACCTCGACGCCGGCGTGCCCGTGAACCTGACGAACGGCTCGGGAGACAACCTGCTGATGCTGGCCTCGTACCACGGCCACGCGGAGCTGACCGCCCTGCTGGTGGAACGGGGTGCGGATGTCAACACGCAGAATGACCGCGGCCAGACACCGCTTGCCGGTGCCGCGTTCAAGGGGTACGTGGAGATCTTCCGCATCCTGGCGGAAGCCGGTGCGGATCCCGATGCGGGATCGCCCACCGGGCGGGACACTGCCGGGTTCTTCAAGCGGCAGGAAATGCTGGACCTGCTCGGTTAG
- a CDS encoding folate-binding protein YgfZ, translating to MTYSSPLLSRHGAVEAGGLDAGTASHYGDPLREQRDLARGSAVVDLSFRGVVTVSGPDRLSWLNTLSSQQVADLQPGVSSELLLLSVQGRIDYDARIIDDGATSWLLVESAEAPGLTEWLQRMKFMLRVEIADVTDQWAVAGATVEVPQWEQYLRWTDPWPHIGAGGFAYTAVPEEAHPGLERPWYEYLIPRAEFEAAMDASGRTLAGSMASEALRIAAWRPRLGAETDEKTIPHELDLIRTAVHLAKGCYKGQETVARVHNLGHPPRRLVFLQLDGSQHTLPAAGSPVLLGERQIGTLTSVGAHYEMGPVGLAVVKRSVDPSVQLVVNDDGELYAAAQEPIVAPDAGAVVGRASGFLKAPRR from the coding sequence ATGACGTATTCCAGCCCCCTGCTTTCCCGCCACGGCGCCGTTGAAGCCGGCGGACTCGACGCCGGTACGGCCTCGCACTACGGCGATCCGCTCCGTGAACAGCGCGACCTTGCACGCGGCAGCGCCGTCGTCGACCTTTCCTTCCGCGGCGTGGTCACCGTGTCCGGCCCCGACCGCCTCAGCTGGCTGAACACGCTGTCCTCCCAGCAGGTGGCGGATCTTCAGCCAGGCGTGAGCTCGGAGCTGCTGCTGCTCAGCGTGCAGGGTCGGATCGACTATGACGCGCGGATCATCGACGACGGCGCCACGTCCTGGCTGCTCGTCGAATCCGCTGAAGCGCCGGGCCTGACCGAGTGGCTGCAGCGCATGAAGTTCATGCTCCGGGTCGAAATCGCAGACGTCACGGACCAGTGGGCCGTGGCCGGTGCGACGGTTGAGGTGCCGCAGTGGGAGCAGTACCTGCGGTGGACCGATCCCTGGCCGCACATTGGTGCCGGCGGGTTTGCCTACACCGCCGTGCCGGAAGAGGCCCACCCCGGGCTGGAGCGGCCCTGGTACGAGTACCTGATTCCGCGGGCGGAGTTCGAGGCCGCAATGGACGCTTCCGGGCGCACCCTGGCCGGCTCCATGGCTTCCGAGGCACTGCGCATCGCCGCCTGGCGCCCACGGCTGGGAGCGGAGACGGACGAGAAAACCATCCCGCACGAGCTGGACCTGATCCGCACCGCCGTGCACCTGGCCAAGGGCTGCTACAAAGGCCAGGAAACCGTGGCGCGGGTACACAACCTGGGCCACCCGCCCCGCCGGCTGGTCTTCCTGCAGCTGGACGGTTCGCAGCACACCCTTCCGGCCGCCGGCAGCCCGGTTCTGCTGGGGGAGCGGCAGATCGGCACGCTGACCTCGGTTGGTGCCCACTACGAAATGGGCCCCGTGGGCCTGGCAGTGGTGAAGCGGTCCGTGGATCCGTCCGTGCAGCTGGTAGTGAACGACGACGGAGAGCTCTACGCCGCCGCGCAGGAACCCATCGTGGCGCCGGATGCGGGAGCCGTGGTGGGACGCGCCTCGGGCTTCCTGAAGGCACCGCGGCGCTGA
- a CDS encoding FABP family protein has translation MPMEIPTDLTPELVPLSWLLGTWEGSGRLGEGEADSEHFTQKVTFTQNGLPYLQYTAESWLTDEQGTRLRPLAVETGFWALDRPLNDADGGPGLVPADIVPALRSADEVEELRNDAGGFDITATIVHPGGIAELYYGQIKGPQIQLSTDVVMRGVNSKEYSAATRIYGLVNGDLYWRWDVASEGEALKAHASAILNKTS, from the coding sequence ATGCCAATGGAGATCCCCACCGATCTGACCCCGGAACTGGTACCGCTGTCCTGGCTCCTCGGCACCTGGGAGGGTTCCGGACGGCTGGGTGAGGGCGAGGCTGATTCGGAGCACTTCACACAGAAGGTCACGTTCACCCAGAACGGCCTGCCGTACCTGCAGTACACAGCGGAAAGCTGGCTCACCGATGAGCAGGGCACCCGCCTGCGGCCGCTGGCCGTCGAGACCGGGTTCTGGGCCCTCGACCGCCCCCTCAACGACGCCGACGGCGGGCCCGGCCTGGTTCCGGCGGATATCGTGCCGGCGCTCCGCAGCGCTGACGAGGTCGAGGAGCTGCGCAACGACGCCGGTGGTTTCGATATCACCGCCACCATCGTGCACCCCGGAGGCATCGCTGAGCTGTATTACGGGCAGATCAAGGGACCGCAGATCCAGTTGAGCACCGATGTGGTGATGCGCGGCGTGAACTCCAAGGAATACTCCGCAGCCACCCGGATCTACGGACTGGTCAACGGCGACCTTTACTGGCGCTGGGACGTTGCCTCCGAGGGCGAGGCCCTGAAGGCCCATGCCTCGGCCATCCTGAACAAGACCTCCTAA
- a CDS encoding response regulator transcription factor codes for MSHILLLTNSSGSSVHVLPALELLNHKVHVVPAEPTALLDTDPSDVILVDARRDLVGARSLTQLLKATGLGTPLLLILTEGGMAAVAPNWLADDVILDSAGPAELEARLRLAAARGVGTVEAPSTEIRASGVVIDEASYTARVNGTALNLTYKEFELLKYLAQHPGRVFTRDQLLHEVWGYDYYGGTRTVDVHVRRLRAKLGPDHETLIGTVRNVGYRFTRSRAETTAAASQDA; via the coding sequence ATGTCGCACATTTTGCTTCTTACCAACAGCTCGGGTTCCTCGGTTCACGTCCTGCCCGCCCTGGAGCTCCTGAACCATAAGGTCCATGTGGTGCCGGCGGAACCTACGGCCCTGTTGGACACCGATCCCAGTGACGTCATCCTGGTGGATGCCCGCAGGGATCTCGTTGGCGCGCGGTCCCTGACCCAGCTGCTGAAAGCCACGGGCCTGGGCACGCCTCTTCTCCTTATCCTCACGGAGGGCGGAATGGCTGCCGTCGCCCCCAACTGGCTGGCTGACGACGTCATCCTCGATTCCGCCGGCCCGGCCGAGCTGGAAGCGCGGCTGCGCCTGGCGGCGGCCCGCGGCGTCGGGACAGTCGAGGCTCCTTCCACCGAGATCCGCGCCTCCGGCGTCGTCATCGACGAGGCCAGCTACACCGCCCGCGTGAACGGCACGGCCCTGAACCTGACCTATAAGGAGTTCGAACTCCTTAAATACCTGGCTCAGCATCCCGGCCGCGTGTTCACCCGAGACCAGCTGCTCCACGAGGTGTGGGGCTACGACTACTACGGCGGCACCCGGACCGTCGACGTCCATGTACGGCGGCTGCGGGCCAAGCTGGGGCCGGACCATGAGACGCTGATCGGCACGGTGCGGAACGTCGGTTACCGGTTCACCCGCTCGCGGGCCGAAACCACGGCAGCCGCCAGCCAGGACGCCTGA